The following nucleotide sequence is from Carassius carassius chromosome 16, fCarCar2.1, whole genome shotgun sequence.
aaagtatttattgatAACTGATTCTGTTACATTGAAGtggataaaaaagtatttattgatAACTGATTCTGTTACATTGAAGtggataaaaaagtatttattgatatttaatattaaggtaacagtttacaataaggttcaattaatgtttaacacaaacaaacaatgaacaatacattacacgtatttattagtattttacacgtatttattatttattactttcttAAATTTAGTTAATGAGaatacagttgttcattgttagttcatgtttattaagagtgcattaactgttaactagcacaactgttgattttaataatgaaattaatatgaaagggttatttcaggcaaaaatgaaaattataaaataacaaaaattacgacttcaCACTGtacgtcaacagtcacagcagtcgcgCTCACAATAGAGCCGGAAGAGAtgacgatgctgaataaagtcataatttttgttatttttggaccaaaacctgttttcgatgcttcaacaaatttgaCCCTATGATGTAACAtggactttgatgatgttttattacctttctggacacctTTCTggacatttatacattttcaatggaggcaatttctcatttttggctgaactaacccttgaactaagattaataaattcttagattgcAAACTAAAGTATGTAACCTTGTGAACCTTATTGTAATGTTACCAATATTAACATAAATTCTGTCCAGGTTTATTGTGCTATTTTCAGGAAAAGTGTggttattttattagtttgtgtttttttttattcagtatcaTTAAAATTGAGTTAAATTTAAACAGTCTTATGGTTAATTATCCCTATAAATTGTGGTGTCCAAGCCTGCTATGTATCAATGTAGATTCATGTAATTTTAAGATgagaacaaaacatgacaaaatatattaacttacagAGCTCTTTTGCAGGTTTTGATGACCTCTGATAATCTAATGAGACACTCGTCTGATTTCTtgaatttctgaagctcaaactcctccagctcctcctctgatgtcaacaacacaaagaccaaagcagaccactgggcaggtgaaagatcagcagatgagagacttcctttgctaaggtgggtctgaatgtctttcaccagagtttggtcgttcagttcattcagacagtagaacagattgatggatctctCTGGAGACAGATTAGACTCCAATTTCTGCTTGATGTACCAAACTATTTCCTCTTTGCTCTGCtcacttctatttttctgttTCAACAGAccctgtaagagtctctgattggactggaGTGACAAACCAAGGAGGAAGCGAAGAAAAAGATCCAGGTGTCCATTATCACTCTCTAGTGCCTTGTCCACTGCAGTCTTGAGCAAATCAATCATGTTTTTTTTGGATTGTCCAAGAAGGACCTGAAGgaaatttttgtttttctgttctgtAGAGTCTTGATCAAACACATATTTCTTCTTTATGTCTAGAAACAGATGTGCATAAAGGGCTGCAATAAACTCTTGAATGCTCAAGTGAACGAAGCAGTACATGGTACCAACAGTGATCCCTGTTTCCTCCTTAAAGATCTGGGTACACATGCCTGAGTACACTGATGCCTTATAGACGTCAATACCACAGGCTTCCAGATCTGTGTCATAGAAGATCACATGGTTTCTTTCCAGCTGATCAAACGCCAGTTTCCCCAGTGAAAAGATGGCATCTTTATCCCAGGAAACATCTGGTTTGTATTCTCCATCATACTTTCGTCTGCTCTGCTGGATCTGAaatctgaggaagtgtgtgtacatttgtgtcagaGTCTTAGGAGTGTCTTCAGTATTTGACTCCTGCAGTGTTTTGGAGACATCATCAGCCTGATTGTTTTTCACAACattatttcttttctcctctaaaatgttctggagaacagtggctgaaatccagcagaagactgggatgtggcacatgataaagagactctttgattgtttaacatgatcaatgatttctttggcctgattctcatccgtgaatctttttctgaagtactcctccttttgtgcatcattgaatcctcgtatctctgtcagccggtcgatacagtcaggaggaatcttactggcagctgctggtctgctggtgatccagatgagagcagaaggaagcagaTTTCCCTTGATGAGGTTCGTCAGGAGAACATCCAGAGAGGCTGGTGATGAAACATCAGGCCACGTCTCATTATCCTTAAAGTTTACAGGAAGACGACATTCATCCAATCCGTCAAGAATGAACAAGACTTTGAATTGATTTCTTCTCGTAAGCTTCAGTCCTTTTGTCTCTGGGAAAAACTGAGTTATAAGGTCCATCAAACTAAGTTTTTCTTGCTCCTTTAAGTTCATCTCTCTAAATGGAAGAGGAAATATGAagctgatatcttgattttcttttccttcggcccaatccagaacaaacttctgcacagagactgattttccgatgccagcaactccttttgtcagtacagttctgatctgcttgtcttgttcaggtgcttcaaacaaatgtttgcacTCAACCTGTATCTCCTGTGATTCATGACGTCTGGAAGCAACTtcaatctgtctcacctcatgttcagtattgaccTGTTCACTACAACCCTGAGTGATATAGAGATCTGTGTAGATGTTCTTCAGAAGTGTAGAGTCTCCTTGCTTTGCAATTCCTTCAGACACACATTGATACTTCTTCTTTAGGCTACACTTTAACTGATGAATGAAGAACAGCTcatctaaacagaaacaaaaatacagataCTGTTTAATCATATTTTCTCTCTAATTTTATAAGTGACAGTCTGACAGATGATCACGAGTCTCTTACCTTCTAGAGCATCAGCAGCTTCATCTTGCTTCATCTCTCTCAGGAAGTAGAGCGTGAGATCAAGAGCTGCTTCTTTCATACTGCATCTGTTCTCATTAAAGTCCTTCACAAAGTAGTGCATGTcctctttttgtaatattttcttaaactttTCCAGTTCTTTCTTTAGAAATGTGATTACTTTGCTCTCAAGATCCTACAAAAACAGACAAGaatgaatgagagaaaaaaatcctATATTTGGTCACAATTATTTATTCAGTAATTAAAAATATTCATCAAAAATCAAGTTGAGACAAACATTACTttgttgtaaatattaataaaaataggcTTTCAATCTTATTTTATAGGTTCTTAAAAGTAAAAATTTGAAATACAAGTTCTGTCACACTCTTATTcaataacatatttgtttattataattattaaatattcttgaaaatgtgttttattacctGGAAGATCTGCAGGAGACTGTCTGTATAATTCTTGTGTTTCCTGTGAGACTGTAAATCTGGATCTAATGTTTCATACTGAAGCCtgatagtaaataaaataaatcaaaatactgcATTTTTAGGAAAAGAAATATGACCAAAATATCTTGTAAACATTTTAGCAAAgagaaaaaacaataaataagtgATAAATTTATGGACTACAAGTAGTTTTATGATAATTATTCTCTGATACACTTTCTGACACAGTCtatgtttaaagaaaaataagaaacagaTCAAATACCGTTTGGTTCGTGATGTTGTTTCTTGACTGAATTTCGGTGCTTCTCTCTTTGACcggtcactcttcacagacacagagctggacaCATGTGAGTCTGATCTTACACTAATGACACAAAGAACAAAACACTTTACTACAGGAGCTCCTTCAGTCTCATTTAAAGAGCTTCACTGTTGAGGATGGTAATGAAGCACAGTATAGACATGCATTTGTTCATCTATGACTATGGATAGATGGAAAGACATATTCATGTTTGGCTGCATGATCTATTTTCCATGGTTAGTTTATACCTCCTTGTGTCTGCTTGTGTGATTGTGTTACTGGAAAGAAGCTCCAGACTGAGTTCAATAAAGAGGAAATCGgtgaattattgttttatttcattcatttctatcacaAGCATCTTAGTGGAGAAATAAGCcaacacaacattataatgtcaaAGATAATAAATACCTTTTGATAGATGTTTTTTCCTCACTGAAGTCTGGTCCGTCACCATCCTTTGACcagtcactcttcacagacacatgtgatcctgatcttacactaatgacacaaagagagaagagaaacGTTTCTACAGGAGCTTCATCTGTGTTTTATAttgacacacattctctctctagTCCTTCACAGAAACATCTGCAGAGATTTAAAGATAGTCATTCTTGTTTACAGACTCACATTTGTTTAACAATTTCTGTAAAGTACTTAATGtgagaataaatatatttttacaaatatttgactgatctttttgagattttttttttttgactaaaataGAAAGTAGAAATGTCATTGCTACACAGTTCTGACACTATTTTAAAAGTTAATCACACTTAGTTTATTGGGTTGTTACaatattgttgtaaaatgtactgCATCCTTTTGACCCAGAGTCCAAGTCTGAGCTGAACGTTTAACAGAGATAAGCTTTTATTTTGCAACTCTCTTACATTTCAGATACATACTCATAAAGTTATAAGTTTTCTTCTTCACTGTAACAACTATGTTCGGAAGTGTCAacataaaatacagttatttaggtgtggtttattgtattttatgtacagtgtatttagctgTGTATATCTGATGTTGTACACAGGAAGCTGGGAGGAAATGCACTGCAGCTTCATAAAGCGTGCTGTACACAAGCTAACCTTTGGGTCGAACAGCTCAGGAACAGAGTTATTAATAAATCTTAAACACTGAATCCAAACAAAGAGGGTTTGCTTTCTCATCCAAACACACAGCGTCTTCACAACATGACGACAACACTACAACTCACTGAAGACTCGTCTTCTCTTTGTGTAAAACTTTGGACAGCATTACGCTAATATTTCACATTGTGAtgcacacatttgtgaaattaataTCTGGATTCAGTCAAGGCATTTTAATCATTTCTGGATCAGTGTTCTCTGTTAGACAGAATAAATCACTTTACAGGAGACTGTGACCTTTGTAACTTTGAAGATCTTACACAAACAGATACATTACACACTAAAGAAAAATGAGAACAATCAAAAGTATCATATAAACCTTTAAAATaagtgtgcaatcatttttttaatgtctgaCAATCAATTTATGACCTAAAAACCAAAATCACTGATATGGAataatttacttaagtacagacTCAGTGCTGAAGAGTGTAAATTGACTGCAAATGATGATTTGGATTTTCTATTCTGAGATATTTAAaatctattggctttttttttttttttgagcgagATTGAGGGACTGGAAATGatgattatgatatatatatatatatatatacacaaatgttatttttaagtagGAAGTTATGAAGCTCTGAGGTTCTGCaaatcatttgtaaatataacaaagtttattaaggttttgtttttttcagcaaacCTCTGAAAGTGCAGCAGTGTTTAAAATGATTGTCTGAAAGCAGACTCAGTGTTACCTCTGTTTCTGTGAGAGACTCAtctttcctctcttctctgaCATACTGCAGATGAACAGCTCAACACTGAGATCTTTGTGTCTCTGAAGACGATCAGATGCTCATCATGACCTGGACATGACAATCAGATCAAGATCATGAGAGTTCAGAGGAACAAATGATGAAGAAAATAACTAGTGCTGAATCTCTGAGTTATCAAGCaatcaatatacaaataaaatatgatgCTAATATACTGCCATGTAATAATCTCTTCAGATCACTCACAACACACGTCTTTATTTACTTACACATTACTATCAGTAATAAGTTACTATATATTAAGCTTCGGatcattaaaaagtttaaaagaagatTTGTTTTGCTCGTGTCTATCAAGCTGTCTGTCCAGAAGAACAGGTTTGATTTGACCACAAAACACTTTCGGTCTTAAAATACGGCTTAAAATACAAAAAGGaggaaataaaacaacacttttagaATTATTTTCGGACTGCTATCCTAtatttttacagatatttttacagacttgtaaaaatgttttaacattcatCTTCTTTAAACGGGTTGTTTTATTAATATCTCTCTGTTTCTCGGTGGTTTGTTTCTTCGGTGACAGACAGGTATAAGTTATAACTGAACAAATCCCGCTTCATCCAGCTCTGAAATGCGTTCATCATTCTCCTAAATAAGTGTAATGGTGAAAGTATTCAGACTTACTTGCAGTAGTTCAGACGATCTTGTGCTGCAGGAACAGAATCCAGAAGTCTTTCAAACACTTCCGGTTTGTGATCGCTGTTAAACACCTGTGCGATCTTCACGATTGATGTTTGTCACCTGACACGACTTCATCTTGGAGAAAATCAAAGTCCAGTTAACAACAGATCTCGTGCATCAGCGCCACCAACTGGACAGGAATGTGAAGCACAAACACACctgctttctccttcttcttcCTTCTAACAGCAGATCCCAAACTAAAACAGTGcactagcgccacctgctgtttctTCACATTCTCCCTCTCAATCTGCTCCATTCACCTCCTTCTGATACATTTGACTACTCTGAAGGGTTAATGAATAATGACAGACAAACCATATCAAATAATCCAAACCAAACATATCAATCTGAAAGGTAATGATTATTATATAACAGAATCATATACAGTCctggttttattttcatttctttcattACATTTCTTTCATTACAGCAATAGTCTATGAATTCAGATTGAATGATTTATTCAGTTATTCTGTAGGTTATGTCCAGTTATTTCCATCTTATTTTCTGAATTTATCATCTCTGGTTGCTGTGATGTAGATATATGTGCTTTTAGACCGAGACATTTCTGGATCTGATGAAGAGAAACCCCAGGAACACAGAAGAAAGATCTTGTTTGAGACTCGAATCTCAATCATTAGACTGTAAAAAGTGTGAGAGATGAGAGAGATCGACCTTTATCTGTTCTCACATGGACAGATATTCAATGAGTACGGCAGAAATTTAGGCAGCACCTCACCATTGTGAAGCAGAATATTACAATTTGACCCAAACATGATTGTCCCGTGACGTGACAGCActggctagagtaattagttcatttacaaccttccttacaaatgggtgcatagtacttaacttactgttatttttattataaatatgatttactcttacagttacgtgATGCATTTCTGCTCTTCAAAAgttaccttgttgtatgatttatgtcttttgagttcacccttcagattagacgaTAGATCTGTAGTGTTACTTGtgtaggattcaaaatgttatttgcttttaatttatgtcattatgtcctttttttttgtctctgcaACAAATAACGCTGAAATAAAGGCTGATTTTGTTTCACCATTTGCTGTCGTGTCTGCAGTCTCgatctaaagaaataaaaaccaggagtaacacacacatacactacacagATGTATCTAAAAATCTGAATTGAGTTGAATTAGAAAACCTCGTCAGTCAGATCTAGCAGGTCTGCATCTGTTATGTCAGCTCATCTTTATTAATCTCCCGGAAGAAATGAAATTGTATTTCCACTCCATGAAAAAGGTCCATCCTGAGTAATGCTCACTGCCATTATTTCACCAACTATCCTAAAGTACAACAAAGAAAACTGGACAAAGAGACACATTCACTGACAAACTGTTCTAGGATTAGAATTAGGGCTGAGTATTgacacaaatattatattatattatattatattatattatattatattatattatattatattacattatattatattatattatattatattatattatattatattatattatattatattatattatactatattatattatattatattatattatattatattatattatattatattatattatattatattatattatattatattatattatattatattatccctCAGATGGTtttcggggtctttttgaccccaaatGACTTttgctcaaattaaaaaaaatgttccctTTGTCCAAATGGTATGAAACCTTCTACAGCTCTCAACACTTTCtagatctacaaaaaaaaaaatattaaattggaCTGATATCTGTTTTTATGTTAGCGTGACAAAATTTGTGACACTCGTGGTCAATCAAAATAAGACTAAATTCATCATCAAAATCAGAAACAACGCAGAACACATcgacacaaataaaataaagcacaaataaaGTGTCACACTTCCACCAATGCTAAATTAtattgctcacacacacacacacacacacacacacacacacacacacacacgcacacacacacacacacgcacacgcacacgcacacacacacacgcacacgcacacgcacacgcacacacacgcacacgcacacgcacacgcacgcacacgcacacgcacacgcacacgcacacacacacacacacacacgcacacgcacacgcacacacacacacacacacacacacaacctcgtCTACAGAAGTCATGCGGTTTATGCTTACTGCCTGCAATGAATTCCAGTGTAACATTATTGAAAAACTGGggtttttcagtaaaaaaaatgctaaactttgacaaaaaatattttacttttgttataattgtgattttataatatttagatatgaATCCAACTGAATCCAACTTGTGAAAAGATATCTTTCAGGTAGTCAAATAGCAAATAGCATATAGTGGAGCTCTatcgccatctagtggttaaagtgatttatttcattttaaaactgcattttccaaaaaatgggtataaatgtta
It contains:
- the LOC132159034 gene encoding NLR family CARD domain-containing protein 3-like, with protein sequence MSEKRGKMSLSQKQSVRSDSHVSSSVSVKSDRSKREAPKFSQETTSRTKRLQYETLDPDLQSHRKHKNYTDSLLQIFQDLESKVITFLKKELEKFKKILQKEDMHYFVKDFNENRCSMKEAALDLTLYFLREMKQDEAADALEDELFFIHQLKCSLKKKYQCVSEGIAKQGDSTLLKNIYTDLYITQGCSEQVNTEHEVRQIEVASRRHESQEIQVECKHLFEAPEQDKQIRTVLTKGVAGIGKSVSVQKFVLDWAEGKENQDISFIFPLPFREMNLKEQEKLSLMDLITQFFPETKGLKLTRRNQFKVLFILDGLDECRLPVNFKDNETWPDVSSPASLDVLLTNLIKGNLLPSALIWITSRPAAASKIPPDCIDRLTEIRGFNDAQKEEYFRKRFTDENQAKEIIDHVKQSKSLFIMCHIPVFCWISATVLQNILEEKRNNVVKNNQADDVSKTLQESNTEDTPKTLTQMYTHFLRFQIQQSRRKYDGEYKPDVSWDKDAIFSLGKLAFDQLERNHVIFYDTDLEACGIDVYKASVYSGMCTQIFKEETGITVGTMYCFVHLSIQEFIAALYAHLFLDIKKKYVFDQDSTEQKNKNFLQVLLGQSKKNMIDLLKTAVDKALESDNGHLDLFLRFLLGLSLQSNQRLLQGLLKQKNRSEQSKEEIVWYIKQKLESNLSPERSINLFYCLNELNDQTLVKDIQTHLSKGSLSSADLSPAQWSALVFVLLTSEEELEEFELQKFKKSDECLIRLSEVIKTCKRALLNDCGLTDKSCPALASVLGSDTNLKELNMNNNNLKDSGVKLLCTGLENINCKLEILRLSDCSISEEGYKALSSALRSNPSHLIELDLTGNDPGESGVKLLSDLLQDPNCQ